The following are encoded in a window of Pseudomonadota bacterium genomic DNA:
- the djlA gene encoding co-chaperone DjlA, producing MSIWGKILGGAIGFGIGGPIGALIGVAAGHFAVDKQRSGANRPRLEDHSPWSHEARQVAFTVAVIALTAKLAKADGQVTRDEVDALKRVVRIPPEASAQVGAIFNQAKNDATGYEPYARQIASIMAGNRQMLEELLAALLMIAHADGTYHQAERDYIASVARIFGFSAADLHRIESMFVAGGAAPEIDPYEILGVKPSASDQEVKSAYRTLLRDNHPDAMMAKGLPEDFIEVANKKMAEINAAYDRVKAERGIS from the coding sequence TTGAGTATCTGGGGAAAGATTTTAGGCGGCGCCATTGGCTTCGGCATTGGCGGACCGATCGGCGCGTTGATCGGCGTGGCTGCCGGGCACTTCGCCGTCGACAAGCAGCGCAGCGGCGCCAACCGGCCGCGCCTGGAGGACCATTCGCCATGGTCCCACGAGGCGCGTCAGGTCGCCTTCACGGTCGCGGTGATCGCGCTGACCGCCAAGCTGGCCAAAGCGGATGGGCAGGTCACCCGCGACGAAGTGGATGCGTTGAAACGCGTCGTGCGCATTCCGCCCGAGGCCTCGGCCCAGGTCGGCGCGATCTTCAATCAGGCCAAGAACGATGCGACGGGCTATGAGCCCTATGCCCGCCAGATCGCGTCGATCATGGCCGGCAACCGGCAGATGCTGGAGGAACTGCTCGCCGCGCTCCTGATGATCGCCCACGCGGACGGGACCTATCATCAGGCCGAACGCGACTACATCGCCTCGGTCGCCCGTATCTTCGGCTTCAGCGCGGCGGACCTGCACCGCATCGAGAGCATGTTTGTCGCCGGAGGCGCCGCACCGGAAATCGACCCCTACGAGATCCTCGGCGTTAAGCCATCAGCCAGCGACCAGGAGGTGAAGTCGGCCTACCGAACCCTGCTGCGTGACAACCATCCCGACGCCATGATGGCGAAAGGCCTGCCGGAAGACTTCATCGAGGTTGCCAACAAAAAGATGGCGGAGATCAACGCCGCCTATGACCGGGTCAAGGCGGAGCGCGGCATCAGCTAG
- the rdgB gene encoding RdgB/HAM1 family non-canonical purine NTP pyrophosphatase: MALTWPDRLVIASHNEGKVAEIRELLAALGGDVVSAAELGLDEPEETGDSFVANALLKAHAAVEGSGLPVLADDSGLAVEALGGEPGIKSARWAGPGRDFGAAMTRVEHELAGQANHRAAFVCVLAMAWPGGESHSFEGRIEGELTFPPRGARGFGYDPIFIPDGYAITFGEMDPTEKAAISHRAVAFAKLVAAFATVA; encoded by the coding sequence ATGGCGCTCACCTGGCCCGACCGGCTGGTCATCGCCAGCCACAACGAGGGCAAGGTCGCCGAGATAAGGGAACTGTTGGCGGCGCTGGGTGGCGATGTCGTCTCGGCGGCGGAACTCGGCCTCGACGAACCGGAAGAAACCGGCGACAGCTTCGTCGCCAACGCGCTTTTGAAGGCCCACGCGGCCGTCGAAGGCTCCGGTCTGCCGGTGCTGGCCGACGATTCCGGTCTCGCCGTCGAGGCCCTGGGCGGGGAACCCGGCATCAAGAGCGCTCGCTGGGCCGGACCTGGCCGTGACTTCGGCGCCGCGATGACGCGTGTCGAACACGAGCTTGCCGGTCAGGCCAATCACCGGGCCGCATTCGTGTGCGTCCTCGCGATGGCCTGGCCCGGCGGCGAGTCCCACAGTTTTGAGGGCCGTATCGAGGGCGAGTTGACCTTCCCGCCCCGGGGCGCGCGCGGCTTCGGTTACGACCCCATCTTCATCCCTGACGGCTATGCGATCACCTTCGGCGAGATGGACCCGACGGAGAAAGCCGCCATCAGCCACCGGGCGGTGGCGTTCGCGAAACTGGTCGCCGCATTCGCGACGGTAGCCTGA
- the hrcA gene encoding heat-inducible transcriptional repressor HrcA — protein sequence MIQELNDRSREIFRIIVDEYVKTGEPVGSRTISRRLTTSLSPASVRNVMADLEEVGLLESPHTSAGRLPTETGLRLYVDALLQLGDLSPDERRAIEAACEEAGHQFDELVGQATGLLSGLSSHAGVVIAPKKEAPFRQVEFVSLAPDRALVVVVHEDGAVENRIIELPPGITPAMLTRAGNYLNARVAGRSLADARTAITNELQRDEAELDALTQKVVEEGLATWSGENDTEDRSTLIVKGQANLLNDVSVISDLERIRELFDKLDQARHMERLLELTHDADGVCIFIGADNELFQLSGCSTIVAPISDSDGGFVGALGIIGPTRMNYARIIPMVDYTAKVVGRLLG from the coding sequence ATGATCCAGGAACTGAACGACCGATCGCGGGAGATTTTCCGCATCATCGTCGACGAATACGTCAAAACCGGCGAACCCGTGGGCTCGCGCACGATCTCGCGCCGGCTGACCACGTCGTTGTCGCCGGCGTCCGTGCGCAATGTGATGGCTGATCTCGAAGAGGTCGGCCTCCTGGAATCGCCGCACACCAGCGCCGGCCGCCTGCCGACGGAAACCGGTTTGCGCCTCTATGTCGACGCGCTTCTGCAGCTGGGCGACCTGTCACCGGATGAACGGCGCGCGATCGAAGCGGCGTGCGAGGAGGCGGGTCACCAGTTCGACGAGCTGGTCGGCCAGGCGACCGGCCTGCTGTCGGGCCTCTCCAGCCATGCCGGTGTCGTTATCGCGCCGAAGAAAGAAGCGCCGTTCCGCCAGGTCGAGTTTGTCTCGCTGGCGCCCGACCGCGCCCTGGTCGTCGTCGTGCACGAGGACGGTGCGGTCGAGAACCGCATCATCGAGCTGCCGCCCGGCATCACGCCGGCAATGCTGACGCGTGCCGGTAACTACCTGAACGCCAGGGTCGCCGGTCGTTCTCTGGCCGACGCGCGCACCGCGATCACGAACGAACTGCAGCGGGATGAGGCCGAGCTCGACGCCTTGACCCAGAAGGTGGTCGAGGAGGGCTTGGCGACCTGGTCGGGCGAAAATGACACCGAGGACCGGTCGACGCTGATCGTCAAAGGTCAGGCGAACCTCTTGAACGATGTCAGTGTTATCAGCGACCTCGAGCGTATCCGCGAATTGTTCGACAAACTGGATCAGGCACGCCATATGGAACGCCTGTTGGAGCTGACTCACGATGCGGACGGTGTCTGCATTTTCATCGGCGCTGACAACGAGCTTTTTCAGTTGTCCGGCTGCTCGACGATCGTGGCGCCGATCTCCGACAGCGACGGCGGGTTCGTTGGCGCGCTCGGCATCATTGGCCCGACGCGCATGAACTACGCCCGTATCATTCCCATGGTCGACTACACCGCCAAGGTGGTCGGCCGCCTGCTGGGCTGA
- a CDS encoding phytanoyl-CoA dioxygenase family protein, which translates to MAIRSFTPDTSQDTILSALNDDGVVVIDRLFSDDVIGRLIDDVQPELDRTPAAGGAFFGGAMKRVHALAAKSSAAGDIIADPLLGALADAVLLENCKNYQVQVLGVLQVWSGGKLQPLHRDTGVYQPYVELEPGDKEILLSFIVAGTDFTAENGATRMVPGSHLWPHDRTATEDDVVLAEMAKGSAVVWLGSLLHGAGINRTQTPRTGVVSGFSVGWLRQEENQYLSCPPDKAADLPPRVQQLLGYRAHTPVLGWSEDRNPELLLGPRKANHEAAGYDEQDLQNV; encoded by the coding sequence ATGGCTATCCGGTCCTTTACCCCTGACACATCCCAAGACACGATCCTGTCCGCGCTCAACGACGACGGCGTGGTCGTTATTGACCGTTTGTTTTCAGACGACGTCATTGGCCGCCTGATTGATGATGTGCAGCCGGAGCTTGACCGAACGCCGGCGGCCGGCGGCGCGTTCTTCGGCGGCGCGATGAAGCGGGTGCACGCCCTGGCGGCCAAATCATCGGCAGCGGGCGACATCATTGCCGACCCGCTGCTCGGCGCACTGGCCGATGCCGTCCTGCTGGAGAACTGCAAGAACTATCAGGTCCAGGTCCTCGGCGTTCTGCAGGTCTGGTCCGGCGGCAAGCTGCAGCCCCTGCACCGCGACACCGGCGTCTACCAGCCCTATGTCGAGCTTGAGCCGGGCGATAAGGAAATCCTGCTCTCCTTCATCGTCGCTGGCACGGATTTCACCGCCGAGAACGGCGCAACACGGATGGTGCCTGGCAGCCATCTGTGGCCGCACGATCGCACGGCGACCGAGGACGATGTGGTGTTGGCGGAGATGGCCAAGGGGTCGGCCGTGGTCTGGCTGGGATCGCTTCTGCACGGCGCCGGCATCAACCGGACGCAGACGCCGCGCACCGGCGTCGTCTCCGGCTTTTCCGTCGGTTGGCTGCGCCAGGAAGAGAACCAGTATCTCTCATGCCCGCCCGATAAGGCCGCCGATCTGCCGCCGCGGGTTCAGCAGCTTTTGGGCTATCGCGCCCACACGCCCGTACTCGGCTGGTCCGAAGACCGGAACCCCGAGCTCCTGCTGGGGCCACGTAAGGCCAATCACGAGGCCGCCGGCTACGATGAACAGGACCTGCAGAACGTCTAG
- the rph gene encoding ribonuclease PH yields MNRPSGRAKDQLRAIELETGFSKHAEGSCLARFGDTHVLCTASVEERVPPWLRDQGRGWVTAEYGMLPRSTNTRTDREAARGKQSGRTQEIQRLIGRSMRAVTDLKALGERQVRLDCDVIQADGGTRTAAITGGYVALHIAMRGLVDQGLLSSLPLIGQVGAISCGIWEGEGVLDLDYAEDSTAEADANFVMTGDSGLVEVQATAEADPFSREAFVELLDLATAGIAELTTIQRQALGI; encoded by the coding sequence ATGAACCGCCCGTCAGGCCGCGCCAAAGACCAGCTGCGCGCCATCGAACTGGAGACCGGCTTTTCCAAACACGCCGAGGGCTCGTGCCTGGCCCGGTTTGGCGACACCCATGTGCTGTGCACGGCCAGTGTCGAAGAACGGGTGCCGCCGTGGCTGCGCGACCAGGGCCGCGGCTGGGTCACCGCCGAGTACGGTATGCTGCCGCGCAGCACCAATACCCGCACCGACCGCGAGGCCGCGCGTGGCAAACAATCCGGGCGGACCCAGGAGATTCAGCGCCTGATCGGGCGCAGCATGCGCGCGGTAACCGACCTCAAGGCACTAGGCGAACGCCAGGTCAGGCTCGACTGCGACGTTATCCAGGCCGATGGCGGCACGCGGACAGCGGCCATTACCGGCGGCTACGTCGCGCTCCATATCGCCATGCGGGGCCTGGTCGATCAGGGTCTGTTGAGCAGTTTGCCGCTGATCGGCCAGGTTGGCGCCATCTCGTGCGGGATCTGGGAAGGCGAGGGCGTGCTCGATCTGGACTATGCGGAAGACAGCACGGCCGAAGCCGACGCCAACTTCGTCATGACCGGCGACAGTGGCCTGGTCGAGGTGCAGGCGACGGCGGAAGCCGATCCCTTCTCGCGCGAAGCGTTTGTCGAGCTGCTCGACCTCGCAACCGCAGGCATCGCCGAGCTGACCACGATCCAGCGCCAAGCGCTCGGAATCTGA
- a CDS encoding isocitrate lyase/phosphoenolpyruvate mutase family protein codes for MPVDLATKIGAFRALHEAPSCFVMPNAWDIASVRLLSTAGLKALATTSAGLNYAQGRPDGPEGASRGEVLAAYGAIARATDLPVNGDLENGYGHRPEDVAETIRLAVAEGMAGGGIEDFTGDFKKPFYDIELAVERIAAAREAADASGFVLTARAECFLYGHDDPLNESIKRLNRYREAGADCLYAPGPTDDATLKRLVDEVDGPLNVVVGMGGGASREKMAELGIKRISTGGSLYRATCKLVMDAAAEMACDGTFSYLANVVPDGDTQRIVTA; via the coding sequence ATGCCGGTCGATCTTGCCACCAAGATTGGGGCCTTCCGCGCCCTGCACGAAGCGCCCAGCTGTTTTGTCATGCCCAATGCCTGGGACATCGCCAGCGTGCGCCTTTTATCGACGGCGGGACTAAAGGCGCTCGCCACGACCAGCGCCGGCCTCAACTACGCGCAGGGCCGTCCCGACGGGCCGGAGGGTGCGTCGCGGGGCGAGGTTCTGGCCGCCTATGGCGCCATCGCGCGCGCCACCGACCTGCCGGTCAACGGCGACCTGGAGAACGGCTATGGTCACCGGCCCGAAGACGTCGCCGAAACCATCCGCCTGGCGGTTGCCGAGGGCATGGCGGGGGGCGGGATCGAGGACTTCACCGGCGACTTCAAGAAGCCGTTCTATGACATCGAACTGGCGGTCGAGCGCATCGCCGCGGCCCGCGAGGCGGCCGACGCCAGCGGCTTCGTGCTGACCGCGCGCGCGGAGTGCTTTCTTTATGGCCACGACGACCCGCTCAACGAGTCGATCAAGCGGCTCAACCGCTACCGCGAGGCCGGTGCCGACTGCCTTTACGCGCCCGGCCCGACCGACGACGCGACCCTGAAACGCCTGGTCGACGAAGTCGATGGTCCGCTGAATGTCGTTGTCGGCATGGGTGGCGGCGCATCGCGCGAGAAGATGGCAGAGCTTGGGATCAAGCGCATCTCGACTGGCGGCAGCCTTTACCGGGCGACCTGCAAGCTGGTCATGGATGCCGCCGCGGAAATGGCATGCGATGGCACCTTCAGCTATCTGGCCAATGTTGTTCCCGACGGTGATACCCAGCGCATTGTTACAGCCTAG
- the grpE gene encoding nucleotide exchange factor GrpE: protein MERRRMNDGKKQEPKLNMFDPANDDGGPAAKPDDAPQNEPDHNGRIEPENDVQPEEPGEFDDFDDVGELDREAELEAQVSDLTDRLLRAVADTENVRKRAERDRDDARKYAVTKFAEDMLGVADNMARALDAVDDDLRHNDSVKGLIEGVDLTAKELAAVLDRHGIKQIDPMGQKFDHNLHQAMFEVEDADAEPGTVVQVLRTGYTIGDRLLRPAMVGVAKKPA, encoded by the coding sequence TTGGAACGACGACGTATGAACGACGGTAAGAAACAAGAACCCAAGCTCAACATGTTCGACCCGGCCAACGACGATGGCGGCCCGGCGGCGAAGCCTGACGATGCGCCGCAGAACGAGCCGGACCACAACGGTCGGATCGAGCCGGAGAACGATGTGCAGCCCGAAGAGCCCGGAGAGTTTGACGATTTTGACGACGTTGGCGAACTCGATCGCGAAGCCGAGCTCGAGGCGCAGGTCTCGGACTTGACCGACCGCCTGTTGCGCGCGGTTGCCGATACGGAGAACGTCAGGAAACGCGCCGAACGCGACCGCGACGACGCCCGCAAGTACGCGGTGACCAAGTTTGCCGAGGATATGCTGGGTGTTGCCGACAACATGGCGCGCGCGCTTGACGCCGTGGACGACGACCTCCGCCACAACGACTCGGTCAAGGGCTTGATCGAAGGCGTCGACCTGACCGCCAAGGAGTTGGCGGCGGTGCTCGACCGCCACGGCATCAAGCAGATCGATCCGATGGGCCAGAAGTTTGACCACAATCTGCATCAAGCGATGTTCGAGGTCGAAGACGCCGACGCCGAACCGGGCACCGTGGTTCAGGTTCTGCGCACCGGCTACACCATCGGCGACCGCCTGCTGCGCCCGGCCATGGTCGGCGTGGCGAAGAAGCCCGCCTGA